A DNA window from Loxodonta africana isolate mLoxAfr1 chromosome 7, mLoxAfr1.hap2, whole genome shotgun sequence contains the following coding sequences:
- the LOC100659194 gene encoding olfactory receptor 2AT4, translating into MEATICNGSVDASPVFYLVGIPFLPESLFLLVFFIFLLFYLLIVMGNALILVAVVAEPSLHKPMYFFLLNLSVLDILFTTTTVPKMLSLFLLGDHFLSFPSCLVQMFLFQSFTCSEAFILVVMAYDRYVAICRPLHYPVHMTPQTNAALAASAWLTALLLPIPAVVKTSQMAYDNIAYIYHCFCDHLALVQASCSDTTPQTLMGFCIAMVVSFLPLLLVLLSYAHILASVLCINSREGRSKAFSTCSSHLLVVGTYYSSIAIAYMAYRADLPLDFHIMGNVAYAILTPMLNPLIYTLRNKDVKAAVTKIARLKTQAVIGALGFRCS; encoded by the coding sequence ATGGAGGCCACAATCTGTAATGGATCAGTGGATGCCTCACCAGTCTTCTACCTGGTGGGCATTCCCTTTCTTCCAGAGTCCCTCTTCCTccttgtgttttttattttcctcCTCTTCTACCTTCTTATCGTTATGGGTAATGCCCTGATCCTTGTGGCTGTGGTGGCAGAGCCCAGCCTCCACAagcccatgtacttctttctgcTCAACCTCTCTGTCCTGGACATCCTCTTCACCACAACCACTGTCCCAAAGATGCTGTCCCTATTCCTACTTGGGGATCACTTCCTCAGCTTTCCTTCCTGCCTAGTGCAGATGTTCCTTTTCCAAAGCTTTACATGTTCAGAAGCCTtcatcctggtggtcatggcctatgaccgctatgtggctatCTGCCGCCCACTGCACTACCCTGTCCACATGACCCCACAGACCAATGCTGCACTGGCAGCCAGTGCCTGGCTCACCGCTCTCCTCCTGCCCATCCCAGCAGTAGTGAAGACCTCCCAGATGGCATATGACAACATTGCCTACATCTACCACTGCTTCTGTGATCATCTGGCTCTGGTCCAGGCCTCCTGCTCTGATACCACCCCCCAGACCCTCATGGGTTTCTGCATCGCCATGGTGgtgtccttccttcctcttctcctgGTGCTTCTCTCCTATGCCCACATCCTGGCCTCAGTACTTTGCATCAACTCCCGAGAAGGACGATCAAAAGCCTTTTCCACCTGCAGCTCCCACCTCCTGGTGGTCGGCACCTATTACTCATCTATTGCCATAGCCTACATGGCCTACAGGGCTGACCTGCCCCTTGACTTCCACATTATGGGCAATGTAGCATATGCTATTCTCACACCTATGCTCAACCCCCTCATCTACACCCTGCGGAACAAGGATGTCAAGGCAGCTGTTACCAAAATTGCACGTCTTAAGACACAGGCTGTGATAGGAGCTCTTGGTTTTAGATGCAGCTAA